The sequence AAGCCTACTACTATTTTTAACCTGAATTACTTAAACGAGGGAATTTTAATTTAGAACACAAATTGTaattacattttgttatttttaaacatactCATCTCTGTTCCACAAAATGTTCCTCTGTGTTATTCAGAGATGACTGCAATCCAAACAGTGGGGTGCTACACCCTGTTGGGGTACAGGTGAGTGGTGAGATGGAAAATACaaaagaatttatttataagACTGCATCAGACCTGCCCACCTTCCTTAGAGTATGGTGGAAAGTACTTAGACGTaacaccaccaagctgccactgttggtccTTTACCCTTTCTGTTCCAGGGGTACCGTATCATGTCTAACCCAAATGTCCTAACAAGCTGGTATATCTGATGAAGCTTTAGTAATCTTTACTCTTTAGTCAGCTCACCAGATGCCAAAGAGAAGTATTATTTTCAAAAGATAGATGGAACGGTGTTTGTTATTTTGAAGTATTATTCAATTTATTCCACATGTTCCTTCAATGTATTCCACTTTTCATATATACATGATAAATACTGTTCTTCCTGGACCTGATTTGTTGAATTTGGCAAAATCCTGGAAAtaccttttaattttttaaattaaaaattgtttaATATTAAGGAAATGATCAgtaaatctgtatcctgtgtttatatgtttctgtaaagctgctttgagactaATGggcattgtaaaaagcactatacaaataaaatttatttgaatTGAATCTTGTTGCTaacacatacagtcatgtgaaaaaataagtaaactcaatggaaattgtttttaaaaaatcatatttggaaaagcaaacatttgatccactTTGAAATAATGCCTATTAATAAGGTTGATTATCAAATGACACATGAAATTGCCATTTTGTAGTCAaaatttccaattttaaatgaacaaaaaacagttcagtcacatggaaaaagtaaatattcaaatccataaaattagaatcaggtgttaaAGATTGGGTGCCTGTGgtcagaacctgcttagggagtgtaggtggaaccggtcttatttatacccctctcatatccagtgtctggtgttccctttggtgtgtggtgtgtcatcatgccaagatctaaaatGCTCTGTAAggtcttcagaaaaaaagttgtggaTGCCTTAAGAGtatggcaagggatttaaaaagatcaccaaattatttacagttacatttattgatttagcagacgcttttatccaaagtgacttagaaatgaggaaatacaagcaaagcgatatatcaagcagagaacaatacaagtagtgctaccatacaaaaTATATAACTGAGTTCTATAGAAGCAAAGTGTACAGAGTAGAGTTGTAAGAGccaaaaattttattaaagattaaaaaacccaaaaaacttTCTCAAAATAACTGCAGCATGTCCTCATTCTCAGGTGTGTCAATGTGCTTGTGTTGCTGAAAATTTCTGCTCGTACTAAAACTCCTCCCACATTGTTAGCAGTGATACGGTTTatttcctgtgtgaatgcgctggtgttgttTGAGATTACTCCTCTGTGtgaaactcttcccacattgtgagcactgatacggtttctctcctgtgtgaacgcgCAGGTGTTGTTGGAGAATACCCCTTtgtgtaaaactcttcccgcactgtgagcagtgatacggcttctctcctgtgtgaattcTCTGGTGTGTTATGAGATTACCACTATCAATAAACCTCTTTCCACACTGAGAAcagtgatacggtttctctcctgtgtgaatgcgctgatgtCTTAGGAGATGACTAtggcaagtaaaactcttcccacattgTGAACAGtaatacggtttctctcctgtgtgaacgcgTTGGTGTAATTGGAGACTGTCATCTCGAgtgaaactctttccacactgtagGCAGTGATATGGTttatctcctgtgtgaatgcgctgatgtTTATGGAGAGAACCCCACtgtgtaaaactcttcccacagtgtgaacaGTAATATGGCTTCTCTCCATTGTGAATGCGTTTGTGTAATTGGAGATTGTCCTCtcgattaaaactcttcccacactgtgaacagttatacggcttctctcctgtgtgaatgcgctgatgtTTATGGAGAGAACTCAACtgtgtaaaactcttcccacactctaaACAgcgatacggcttctctccggtgtgaatgcgctgatgtCGCTGGAGATGACTCTGGCTAGTAAAACTCTTCTGACATTGTAAGCAGTGATACGGTTCCTCTCCtctgtgaatgcgctggtgtcgcTGGAGAGAATTCAATTGTgtaaaacttttcccacactgtgagcagttaTATGGTTTATTTTCTGTGTGAATCCGCTGGTGTTGTTTGAGATAACTCTTTTTActgaaactcttcccacacaaTGAGCAGTGGTGAATTTCTTGTTTAATTGGTTTGGGAGAGGTGTTCATGTGGGAAATATCAGATGAGCTTTGGTGATGATTGGAGCTCTCTGAGGGTTCGACATCCTCACATTTAATTTCATCTGATTTCATCCCAGTTGGATCTCTTGCTATTCTTGTGGAGGTAAACTTACACTGCATATGCAACACAGCAG comes from Ictalurus punctatus breed USDA103 chromosome 11, Coco_2.0, whole genome shotgun sequence and encodes:
- the LOC108272219 gene encoding zinc finger protein 239, with protein sequence MQCKFTSTRIARDPTGMKSDEIKCEDVEPSESSNHHQSSSDISHMNTSPKPIKQEIHHCSLCGKSFSKKSYLKQHQRIHTENKPYNCSQCGKSFTQLNSLQRHQRIHRGEEPYHCLQCQKSFTSQSHLQRHQRIHTGEKPYRCLECGKSFTQLSSLHKHQRIHTGEKPYNCSQCGKSFNREDNLQLHKRIHNGEKPYYCSHCGKSFTQWGSLHKHQRIHTGDKPYHCLQCGKSFTRDDSLQLHQRVHTGEKPYYCSQCGKSFTCHSHLLRHQRIHTGEKPYHCSQCGKRFIDSGNLITHQRIHTGEKPYHCSQCGKSFTQRGILQQHLRVHTGEKPYQCSQCGKSFTQRSNLKQHQRIHTGNKPYHC